One window from the genome of Natrinema caseinilyticum encodes:
- a CDS encoding gamma-glutamyltransferase family protein, translating into MDDTPDLDQFTSRRSTVYGTRGVVATSQPLASEAGLEVLRDGGNAFDAAVATAAALNVVEPTSTGLGGDVFALYRTADGEVGAFRSCGGAPSSASLEDVRARVVEEEDVDPEAAEMPERGPLTVTVPGTARGWERTVDDLGELSLERALEPAIRYAKDGFPVSEIIAAQWAEAADDLRGANARDAYLPGGRAPSVGEHVTLPQLGESMQLIADEGADVVYEGEIADQIVSEVQSRGGFLSHEDLASFEPEFVDPVSTTYGGAEIYELPPNNQGLVALEALNIAEALNAGDHPAHSPERIHLAAEAAKRALTDGLHHVTDPEYEDVPSLGSKSYASDRAAEIGSDATSSVDVGFPTDRAENADTVLLTVADEAGNVVSYINSRFMDFGSGVVAGDTGIALQNRGSSFSLDPDHPNRFEPGKRPFHTLIPGIARLGENDWAAFGVMGGFMQPQGHLQVLMNIVDDGMSIQEALDFPRFRYQVDGQLAVEGRFDGAVLSKLARRGHDVRVMPPPHFGGGQIARNADGVLSGGTDPRKDGTATGY; encoded by the coding sequence ATGGACGATACGCCAGATCTAGACCAGTTTACGTCGCGTCGCTCGACGGTATACGGGACGCGCGGCGTGGTGGCGACGAGCCAGCCCCTCGCCTCGGAAGCCGGACTCGAGGTGCTTCGCGACGGGGGCAACGCGTTCGATGCGGCCGTGGCGACCGCTGCAGCGTTGAACGTCGTCGAACCCACTTCGACCGGTCTCGGCGGCGACGTATTCGCGCTCTATAGAACTGCAGACGGTGAGGTCGGCGCGTTCCGTAGCTGCGGCGGTGCACCCTCGTCGGCGTCGCTCGAGGACGTTCGAGCCCGGGTCGTCGAGGAGGAGGACGTCGATCCCGAAGCCGCCGAGATGCCCGAACGCGGTCCCCTCACGGTGACCGTTCCCGGCACGGCTCGCGGGTGGGAACGCACTGTGGACGATCTCGGGGAGCTGAGTCTCGAGCGCGCGCTCGAGCCGGCGATCAGGTACGCGAAAGACGGCTTCCCCGTTTCCGAAATCATCGCCGCTCAGTGGGCCGAGGCGGCGGACGACCTTCGCGGTGCCAACGCTCGAGACGCGTATCTCCCCGGCGGTCGGGCGCCGTCCGTCGGCGAGCACGTCACGCTCCCGCAACTCGGGGAGTCGATGCAACTGATCGCGGACGAAGGCGCCGACGTCGTCTACGAGGGCGAAATTGCGGACCAGATCGTTTCCGAGGTCCAGTCGCGGGGCGGGTTCCTCTCGCACGAGGACCTGGCGTCGTTCGAGCCGGAGTTCGTCGATCCCGTCAGCACGACCTACGGCGGGGCGGAGATCTACGAACTGCCGCCGAACAATCAGGGACTCGTCGCGCTCGAGGCGTTGAACATCGCCGAGGCGCTGAACGCGGGGGACCACCCGGCTCACTCGCCAGAACGGATACACCTCGCCGCCGAGGCGGCCAAGCGCGCGTTGACCGACGGCCTTCACCACGTCACCGATCCGGAGTACGAGGACGTTCCGTCGCTCGGCTCGAAGTCGTACGCGTCGGATCGGGCCGCGGAGATCGGCTCGGACGCGACGTCGTCCGTCGACGTTGGATTCCCGACGGACCGCGCGGAAAACGCCGACACCGTGCTGTTGACGGTCGCCGACGAGGCGGGGAACGTCGTCTCGTACATCAATTCCCGATTCATGGACTTCGGCAGCGGCGTCGTCGCCGGCGATACGGGAATCGCCCTCCAGAACCGGGGCAGTTCGTTCTCGCTCGATCCGGACCATCCCAACCGATTCGAACCGGGCAAGCGACCGTTCCACACGCTGATCCCCGGCATCGCACGGCTCGGCGAGAACGACTGGGCCGCCTTCGGCGTCATGGGCGGATTCATGCAACCACAGGGGCACCTGCAGGTGCTGATGAACATCGTAGACGACGGGATGTCGATTCAGGAGGCACTCGACTTTCCCCGCTTTCGGTACCAGGTCGACGGCCAACTGGCCGTCGAGGGCCGATTCGACGGTGCGGTCCTGTCGAAGCTCGCCCGCCGCGGTCACGACGTTCGCGTCATGCCGCCGCCGCACTTCGGCGGCGGCCAGATCGCCCGCAACGCCGACGGCGTTCTCTCCGGCGGGACCGATCCGCGAAAGGACGGGACGGCGACCGGATACTGA